The following coding sequences are from one Nicotiana tomentosiformis chromosome 3, ASM39032v3, whole genome shotgun sequence window:
- the LOC138907382 gene encoding COP1-interactive protein 1-like produces MSFPEESAPWMPQAVPDLEDWVQKLASTSSYAERAWRDLVKGVTKDAILRPSSGEEGTKSPVPEPGKDKKRKAISRPENPKPKTRRVRRKAIALSMDSVQRLREKEEDDTSALVIRSAKAIEVARLSELMPEALKEARELKTPNMDGGSSVGDPFQDCFTGVDDASDISDTSLLLEEAQCFISRAISRFRVDLSQCEAELQKVSGEKDALRLLCSQKDDAIKDLYADLAKAHEEEAELDKHVSLVLLEYGFDPTVEANPSLSQLQQKLRSVKQKGSAQAKRIKELETRLAEAKAEVESSKVMADKSITVYRADAEAAQMEARETANTADTRAHWVAELAKCRSRRETLKEIHARGFDLAEDIKRAKELEAEPEALAFDDDDNEGSKSGSEGGGGREPGGEETALDDNQKLSP; encoded by the exons atgtcgttccctgaggaAT ctgccccttggatgccacaagcggtacccgacctcgaggattgggttcagaagttagcctcgacttcctcatATGctgaacgcgcttggcgtgatttggtaAAAG gtgtaaccaaggatgccattttgaggccttcgagtggtgaagaaggaaccaagtccccggtcccggaaccggggaaagataagaagcgaaaagccaTCTCTCGGCCAGAGAAccctaagcccaaaactcgaagggtgaggaggaaggcaatcgctctttcgatggactcggtccaacgactgagagaaaaagaagaagacgatacctcggctttggtgatccgatctgcgaaagctatcgaggtcgcTAGACTTTCTGAGCTGATGCCG gaggcgttaaaggaagctcgagaattgaaaaCCCCCAATATGgacggaggctctagtgtaggggacccttttcaggattgctttactggagtcgatgatgcctccgacaTCAGTGACActtctcttctcctagaagaggcccaatgtttcatttctcgg gccattagcaggtttcgagtcgacctcagccagtgtgaggccgagcttcagaaggtctcgggggagaaaGATgctctgcggcttctttgcagccaaaaggatgaTGCTATAAAGGACCTCTAtgcagatttggctaaggctcatgaagaagaggccgaactagataaacacgtgagcctcgttctgttagagtatgggtttgacccaactgtggaagctaaTCCTTCATTGTCTCAGCtacagcaaaag cttcgaagcgtcaagcaaaagggttcggctcaggCCAAAAGGATCaaggagcttgaaacacgacttgctgaggccaaggcggaggttgagtcatcgaaagtcaTGGCAGACAAGTCCATTAccgtgtatcgggctgatgctgaggctgctcaaatggaggCAAGAGAGACAGCGaatactgccgacactcgagcacattgggttgccgaacttgctaagtgtcgatctcggagggagaccctcaaggagatacatgctcgaggtttcgaccttgccGAAGatataaaaagggctaaagagctcgaagctgaacCTGAAGCTTTGGcttttgatgatgatgataatgaaggtagcaagagcgggtccgaaggggggggggggagggagcccggtggagaagagaccgctctgGATGATAAccagaagcttagcccttag